From the Flavimarina sp. Hel_I_48 genome, one window contains:
- a CDS encoding transglutaminase-like domain-containing protein, whose amino-acid sequence MEYTIKYKTINQYKKPVQRAYWQFLIVPETNDSQNLGESSFKNSLDIPVQNSINGYGFETYRVAPNKIFQSIEFEAEFRLTKEILNPFGNLDYRDPAIDFQEISSLEFRSDHERFLKETQSTALPKNSELSFKFDSSISLFDNLKKLNAWIFNTFTFKPQVTQINTNLSEILEHKHGVCQDFTHLFCALARKNGMPTRYVSGYLHQGIGYLGDSQMHAWAESFVPGAGWVGFDPTNNLLAAENHIKVGHGKDYADCPPLKGVVYTAGGNTTSYTVEVIADQEGMRQVQNGDGSMQQEMGTMVQKMEFRDLFQKNDLPDQ is encoded by the coding sequence TTGGAATATACCATAAAATACAAAACCATAAACCAGTATAAAAAGCCGGTGCAGCGCGCATACTGGCAGTTTCTGATCGTTCCCGAAACGAACGATTCTCAAAACCTGGGGGAGTCCTCATTTAAAAATTCGCTGGATATCCCGGTACAAAATTCAATAAATGGTTACGGATTTGAGACGTATAGGGTCGCACCCAACAAAATTTTCCAGAGCATAGAATTTGAAGCAGAATTTCGTCTTACAAAAGAAATTCTAAATCCTTTCGGAAATCTTGATTATCGCGATCCTGCTATCGATTTTCAAGAAATTAGCTCCCTTGAATTCCGAAGCGACCATGAACGCTTTTTAAAAGAAACACAAAGTACCGCCCTTCCCAAAAATTCAGAACTGTCTTTTAAATTCGATAGTTCCATTTCCTTATTTGACAATCTTAAAAAGCTCAATGCCTGGATCTTCAACACATTTACCTTCAAGCCGCAGGTAACGCAGATCAATACCAATCTCAGCGAGATTTTAGAACATAAACACGGCGTTTGTCAGGATTTTACACATCTCTTTTGTGCCCTTGCGCGTAAAAACGGTATGCCCACACGCTATGTTTCAGGTTATTTACATCAGGGAATTGGCTATTTAGGGGATTCACAAATGCACGCCTGGGCAGAGAGTTTTGTGCCTGGTGCTGGCTGGGTGGGTTTCGATCCTACAAATAACCTGCTTGCGGCAGAAAATCACATTAAGGTCGGGCATGGCAAGGATTATGCAGATTGTCCACCCCTCAAAGGTGTCGTATATACTGCCGGCGGCAATACTACTTCCTATACGGTTGAGGTCATTGCTGATCAGGAAGGAATGCGCCAGGTTCAAAATGGCGATGGCAGTATGCAACAGGAAATGGGCACAATGGTTCAAAAAATGGAATTCAGGGATTTATTCCAAAAAAACGACCTGCCTGACCAATAA